The Myxococcota bacterium genome has a segment encoding these proteins:
- a CDS encoding SRPBCC family protein has translation MSGQTVRLHRVLTTKPEKVYRAFLEPDALARWLPPNGFTCRVHSHEAKVGGSYRMSFTNFTTGKEEAFGGTYRELVPNERIVYTDAFDDPGLPGEMRVTVTLAPVSVGTEVAIVQEGIPDVIPLHGCYLGWQESLLNLARLVEPEIEA, from the coding sequence ATGTCCGGCCAGACCGTGCGCCTGCACCGCGTGCTCACGACGAAGCCCGAGAAGGTCTACCGCGCGTTCCTCGAGCCCGACGCGCTCGCCCGCTGGCTGCCACCGAACGGCTTCACGTGCCGCGTCCACTCGCACGAGGCGAAGGTCGGCGGCAGCTACCGGATGTCGTTCACGAACTTCACGACCGGCAAGGAGGAGGCGTTCGGCGGCACCTATCGCGAGCTCGTTCCGAACGAGCGGATCGTCTACACCGACGCCTTCGACGACCCCGGCCTCCCGGGCGAGATGCGCGTCACCGTGACGCTCGCGCCGGTCTCCGTCGGCACCGAGGTGGCGATCGTGCAGGAGGGCATCCCCGACGTGATCCCGCTGCACGGCTGCTACCTGGGCTGGCAGGAGTCGCTGCTCAACCTCGCGCGGCTCGTCGAGCCCGAGATCGAGGCCTAG